The region AGTTGAGCCAGGGACTGCTCACCGGCGCAGCCAGCGGCTCCATCAAGAGCCTCTCGCAGTTCGGCATTACGGTCGACCAGACAGGCCACCTCACGATCGACGGCGGAACCCTGGATAACGCGTTGAACTCAAGCTTCAGCGACATTCAGGGCTTTTTCCAAAACGCGAGCAGCTTCGGGCAGACGTTCAATTCCATGTTGAATGGATTGAGTTCTACCTCGATGAATGGCGCAGTCTACCTGGCACTCAAGCAGAACTCGTCCCAGGAAGACACCCTGAACAACAACATCAGCAATCAGGAACAGCGCATCGCCGACGACAAGTCCAGGCTGACGGATCAGTTGAATACGGCCAACCAGATCCTGCAGTCGCTGCCAGATCAGCTCGACCAGATTAACCAACTCTACAGCGCCATCACCGGCTACAACAGCGGACATTAAACGGGAGAAGGAATGGAACAGAACTATCAGCAGCAGATCCTGATGGGAGCTACCGGAGTGGATTTAATTCTCGCCCTCTACGACGGCCTGACCCGCTTTCTCTATCATGCCATTCAATGCGCCGAGGAGAAGGATGTCACGGGACGCCGGATCGCAGTGAGCCGCGCTCTCGATATTCTGATGTACCTGCAGGCAAGACTGCGTCCTGATCTTGCCGGAAGCACTGCCCAATCGCTTTCGGACTTTTACGCCGCCATGTTCACGCTGGCTCTCGAAGCCTCGCACTATGAATCCGTAGAGCAGTTTCAGGAGGTCATCGCCTCGGTACGAAACGTGCGTGACGCGTGGCTGGTAGCGGCCAGAGACCCGGACGCCAATCGCGTTCTGCCGCGGGAGCTGCGCACAAAAGAAGAGCTATTCGCCACGCCTCTTCCCCCGGCGATTGCGGCCGAGGAGTCCCAGGCTTCGCGATGGTCCGCATAGGGCGATCCACATACAGGGCTTGATGTGGAAGAGATTGCTAGGCCAGTTTCTCCAAGACCTTTCAGAAGTGTCATCCTGAGTGGAGCGTGCCAGCGCGTAGTCGAAGGATCTGCGGTTCAGGACAGTGGATGAGCCAGCAGGCTGCAGGTCCTTCGGCTACGCTTCTCGCGATAAAGCCACCAGAGCTTCGCTCAGGATGACACGTCATGGCGCTGCAAGAACTGCATCTCTGCCATATCCTGTGCAACCGCCATCCCGCATCGCCGGGTCACCGTAACCTGAGTTCAGGCATAGGTGGATACCCCGCGGTCCCCGAGATACACTGTATCTGCCGGTGTAATGGTTTGAGAGCCGATCCGTCTTAGCAGATACAAGATGAGACATTCGTTTTCCAATCTGGTCGCTATACTTTGCCTTCTAGCCTTCACGGTCAGCTCGGCAATGTGCTTGACACCTGCAGTCCAGCCGACGGCAACCATAAGCATGTCTAGTATGGGAGCAGCGGCGCATGCCTGCTGCCCAAGTCATGCACCGGTGGAGACTACCGCCTCAGAGTCATGCTGCACGGTGCATCATCAGCCTGCATCTGTTAGTTTCGCCGCCGATGCGCATCAAACGGCTTTGACCATCCTGCCACTCGCTGGGCTTGTCCCAGACACAGCGTCTTCCTTTTCCAGAGTTGCCGGTCCCGCGGCTGTTCCTCTTCGCTTGCCTCCTCTTATCGCGCTACGAATCTGATTCTCATCTCCGCATAAAGACCTGTCTGCCCCCGGCGTGCCTCATCGCGCGCGAAGCAGCTATCGCACAGTTTGATCTTTCAGGAGAAGAGATTCGTGAACCGCCTTCCTTACGCAAAATTTGCCACGTTCCTTACAGCTTTTGTATTGCTTTTGTCCCCCGCCATCGCCCAGCAGGATCCGTCGATGCCCGGCATGCAGCACGACTCCGGTATGGCCGGGATGGACCACTCTCACCACCCTGCTTCGTCGCCACCGATGCAGGGCATGATGATGATGCAGCCGAAGGATCTGATTGAAGCGCAGTTGAATCATCTGTCTTCAGGAACAACGGTCGAGCCGGCCTCGACCCCGATGTACATGATGATGGGGCATCACGGCGCCTGGATGTGGATGCTGCACGGTGAAGCCTTCATCACAGAGCTGCAACAGGAAGCTGCACAAACACCAGACGGTCGACGGGGCGGCGACAAAATTTTTTCCACCAACTGGATCATGCCGATGGCCATGCGTCGTCTTGGCCCTGGCCGGCTGACATTGCGAGCGATGTTTTCGCTGGAGCCGGCTACGGTGAGCGGGCGGCAGTATCCCCTGCTCTTTCAGCAGGGGGAGACGGCATTTGGTGCTCCGATTGTCGACGGGCAGCATCCACATAATTTCTTTATGGAAGTGGCTGCGCTCTATGATATTCGCCTCGGCGAGCACAGCCTTCTGAGTTTCTATGCGGCTCCGATCGGGGATCCTGCTGTTGGACCATCGGCATACCCGCACCGTATGTCCGCCTCGGAAAACCCGCTGGCAGCTCTGGGCCACCACCAGGAGGACTCTACCCACATTGCTTACAACGTGGTGACTGCAGCGGCGACCTGGCGATGGTTTCGCGTGGAGGGTTCGGGTTTCCATGGAGGTGAGCCGTCGGAGGGAAGATGGCAGTTTCAACCATCGTCGAACGGCCTGGCCATCGACAGCTACTCGACCCGCCTGACTGTGTCACCCACCCCCAACTGGACGGGACAATACTCCATCGCCCGAATCGCGAGTCCGGAGGCGCTTTATCCACACGAAGACCAGCACCGGCAGACAGCATCGATCATGTACAACCGTCCTTTCGGAGAGCGTGAGGCCAATGGACTGACGCGGGGCAACTGGTCGAACACGATTGTGTGGGGTCGTACGCGTTCCATCACCAACGGCCATGACGAGCACAAGATCAACAGCTATCTAGCAGAGTCACTGCTGAAGTTCGGCGGGAAGAACTATGCCTGGACCCGCATTGAAAATGCCGGACGGACGAGCGAGCTGCTTCTGCACCCCGGCCAGCCACTCCCGGCAGACTTTGAGGAAGAGCCCATCGGGCATGTGCAGGCTTACAGCTTCGGCTACGACCGTGACTTCCGGCTGGGGCGGCATCTGACGGCTGCACCGGGGGCGCAGTTCACTACCTACAAGACCCCTGACGCGCTCCACGCGACCTATGGAGATCATCCGTGGGGTGTGGCAGCATTTGTCCGGCTCAGGATTGCGCGATGAGTTTTATTTTTCAACGCTCGGGATGTTGCGTGAAGACCGCAGATCCTTCGACTGCGCTTCTCGCGGTGAACCTGCGAGAAGCTCCGCTCAGAATGACACTTCTTCTTTAGAGATGAATTTTCATGCCCATCCTAGAGCTCGATGCAGGTCGGAGCAATGCTTGAATAGAGGGATGACACTCTTCGTCGCCACCTCAAATCCGGGCAAGCTCCGCGACTTCGCCGCTGCGGCAGCCGAAGTCGCGGGCTTAAACATTCACATCGAGCCCCTTCCCGGTCTCGCGAACATTCCTGCGCCTCCGGAGAATGAGCC is a window of Edaphobacter sp. 12200R-103 DNA encoding:
- the fliS gene encoding flagellar export chaperone FliS, translated to MEQNYQQQILMGATGVDLILALYDGLTRFLYHAIQCAEEKDVTGRRIAVSRALDILMYLQARLRPDLAGSTAQSLSDFYAAMFTLALEASHYESVEQFQEVIASVRNVRDAWLVAARDPDANRVLPRELRTKEELFATPLPPAIAAEESQASRWSA